One Tripterygium wilfordii isolate XIE 37 chromosome 10, ASM1340144v1, whole genome shotgun sequence DNA segment encodes these proteins:
- the LOC120007420 gene encoding ammonium transporter 1 member 4-like, producing MASLSCSASDLVTLLGGVPNATDAADYICGRFEAISNKFIETGYAVDNTYLLFSAYLVFAMQLGFAMLCAGSVRAKNTMNIMLTNVIDAAAGGLFYYIFGFAIAFGTPSNGFIGKHFFGLTEFPTESFEYSFFLFQWAFAIAAAGITSGSIAERTQFIAYLIYSSFLTGLVYPIVSHWFWSTDGWASPARSENLLFGSGVIDFAGSGVVHLVGAIAGLWGAYIEGPRIGRFDHAGQSVALRGHSGTLVVLGTFLLWFGWYGFNPGSFVTILKAYGESGSFYGQWSAVGRTAVTTTLAGCTAALTTLFGKRLLSGHWNVTDVCNGLLGGFAAITGGCSVVDPWAAVLCGFVASWVLIGCNKLAEKLHYDDPLEAAQLHGGCGSWGIIFTALFAKKEYVNEVYPGLPGRPYGLVMGGGARLLAAHAVQILVVVGWVSVTMGTLFFILHKLKLLRITAEEEMAGMDLTSHGGIAYVYTDEYQDDAAKRGIC from the coding sequence atgGCGTCGTTATCGTGTTCCGCCTCCGATCTTGTAACCCTTCTAGGTGGCGTCCCTAATGCTACGGATGCTGCTGATTACATCTGCGGCCGATTCGAAGCCATTTCGAACAAATTTATTGAGACGGGTTATGCCGTGGACAACACGTACCTGCTCTTCTCAGCGTACCTTGTCTTTGCAATGCAGCTTGGATTCGCCATGCTTTGCGCAGGCTCTGTTCGAGCGAAGAACACAATGAACATCATGCTCACCAACGTCATTGACGCGGCAGCCGGTGGTCTTTTCTACTACATTTTCGGATTCGCCATTGCTTTTGGGACACCGTCGAATGGGTTCATCGGGAAACACTTTTTTGGTTTGACTGAATTCCCTACAGAGTCTTTTGAATAcagttttttcttgtttcaatgGGCTTTTGCGATTGCGGCTGCTGGGATCACCAGTGGTTCAATTGCAGAGCGGACTCAATTTATTGCATATTTGATTTATTCATCTTTCTTGACTGGTTTGGTTTATCCAATTGTGTCTCATTGGTTCTGGTCTACTGATGGGTGGGCTAGCCCTGCTAGATCAGAGAATCTATTGTTTGGTTCTGGGGTTATTGATTTTGCTGGTTCTGGTGTTGTTCACTTAGTTGGTGCCATTGCTGGGCTATGGGGTGCATACATTGAAGGGCCTCGAATAGGCCGGTTTGATCACGCAGGCCAATCCGTCGCTCTGCGTGGACATAGTGGTACATTGGTTGTTCTTGGTACTTTCTTATTGTGGTTTGGTTGGTACGGATTCAATCCTGGTTCATTTGTCACTATTTTGAAGGCTTATGGTGAAAGTGGTTCCTTTTACGGGCAATGGAGTGCAGTCGGTCGAACGGCGGTGACCACCACATTGGCCGGATGCACTGCTGCATTGACAACTCTGTTTGGGAAGAGGTTGCTGTCCGGACATTGGAATGTGACTGATGTTTGCAATGGTTTACTTGGTGGGTTTGCAGCTATCACAGGTGGGTGTTCTGTTGTTGATCCCTGGGCAGCTGTTCTATGTGGGTTTGTGGCCTCTTGGGTTCTCATTGGCTGCAACAAACTGGCCGAGAAGCTGCATTACGACGATCCGCTGGAGGCGGCGCAGCTTCATGGTGGTTGTGGCTCATGGGGGATTATATTCACAGCACTGTTTGCAAAGAAAGAGTATGTGAATGAGGTGTATCCAGGGTTACCTGGAAGGCCATATGGATTGGTAATGGGAGGAGGAGCAAGGTTATTAGCAGCTCATGCTGTCCAGATTTTGGTAGTTGTGGGATGGGTGAGTGTGACAATGGGGACATTGTTTTTCATTCTGCATAAGCTGAAACTTCTGAGGATCACAGCAGAAGAGGAGATGGCAGGGATGGACTTGACTAGTCATGGTGGTATTGCTTATGTTTATACAGATGAATATCAAGATGATGCAGCTAAGAGGGGAATTTGTTGA